One segment of Clostridium ljungdahlii DSM 13528 DNA contains the following:
- the rimP gene encoding ribosome maturation factor RimP produces the protein MTKNTFMERMSALIQPIVNNLNYELYYLEFKKEGNNNYLRIYIDKKEGNISLEDCESVSRAVSDMLDKEDPIKDPYYLEVSSPGVERKLYTEEHLKRYIGYSVQVNISGLLKGKKKYEGELLDFNSNELKIKCEEEDIAIPRDKILNVNLKGDF, from the coding sequence ATGACAAAAAATACTTTTATGGAAAGAATGTCAGCATTAATACAACCTATAGTTAATAATTTAAATTATGAATTATACTATTTAGAGTTTAAAAAAGAAGGTAACAATAATTATTTAAGAATATACATAGATAAAAAAGAAGGAAACATATCATTAGAAGATTGTGAAAGTGTAAGTAGAGCAGTCAGTGATATGTTGGATAAAGAAGATCCTATAAAAGATCCTTATTACCTAGAAGTTTCATCACCAGGTGTAGAGAGAAAGCTATATACGGAAGAACACTTAAAAAGATACATTGGATATAGCGTACAGGTTAATATATCAGGACTTTTAAAAGGAAAGAAAAAATATGAGGGGGAACTTCTAGATTTTAATTCAAATGAATTGAAGATAAAATGTGAAGAAGAAGATATCGCTATTCCAAGGGACAAAATTTTAAACGTAAATTTAAAAGGTGATTTTTAG
- the nusA gene encoding transcription termination factor NusA, whose amino-acid sequence MNQEFIEALKEIVKEKGISEDLLFTTIEDALVAAYKKNYMGHGAGSQNVKVTMNRENGEIHVYSQKNVVEEVCDKFGEISVEDAKSMDSSYEVGDIANIEVTPRKFGRVAAQAAKQVVIQRIKEEERRIIYSDFAEKEDDIITGTVIRKDKNNVLIDLGKTEAVLGPNEQIPGEKYNFNDKLKLYIIEVKNTTKGAQIVISRTHPGLIKRLFELEVPEIFDGTVDIKSIAREAGSRTKIAVHSNDENVDPMGACVGPKGVRVQNIVNELKNEKIDIIKWSKLPEEYIANSLSPAKVLDVDLNEDIKFAQIVVDDNQLSLAIGKEGQNVRLAAKLTGWKIDIKSKSQVETQNEEN is encoded by the coding sequence ATGAATCAGGAGTTTATAGAGGCCTTAAAAGAAATAGTTAAGGAAAAGGGAATAAGTGAGGATTTACTATTTACTACCATAGAGGATGCATTAGTAGCTGCGTATAAAAAGAATTATATGGGGCATGGAGCAGGTAGCCAAAATGTTAAGGTTACTATGAATAGAGAAAATGGAGAAATTCATGTGTATTCACAAAAAAATGTAGTAGAGGAAGTTTGTGATAAATTTGGTGAGATAAGTGTAGAAGATGCTAAAAGCATGGATTCAAGTTATGAGGTAGGTGATATAGCAAACATAGAAGTTACACCTAGAAAATTTGGAAGGGTAGCTGCACAGGCTGCAAAACAAGTAGTTATACAGAGGATAAAAGAAGAAGAAAGAAGAATTATATACAGTGATTTTGCGGAAAAGGAAGACGATATAATAACAGGTACAGTCATAAGAAAAGATAAAAATAATGTACTTATAGATTTAGGAAAGACAGAAGCAGTACTTGGACCAAATGAGCAGATACCGGGAGAAAAGTATAACTTCAATGACAAACTCAAATTATATATTATTGAAGTAAAGAATACTACAAAGGGAGCTCAAATTGTAATATCGAGGACTCATCCTGGACTTATAAAGAGATTGTTTGAACTAGAAGTACCTGAGATATTTGATGGAACGGTTGATATAAAGTCCATAGCAAGGGAAGCTGGTTCTAGAACAAAAATTGCAGTACACTCTAACGATGAAAATGTAGATCCTATGGGAGCTTGTGTAGGACCTAAAGGAGTAAGGGTTCAAAATATAGTAAACGAGCTAAAAAATGAAAAGATAGATATAATAAAGTGGAGCAAACTTCCAGAAGAGTATATAGCTAATTCACTAAGTCCTGCCAAGGTATTGGATGTGGATTTAAATGAAGACATTAAATTTGCACAAATTGTAGTAGATGACAATCAGTTATCTCTGGCTATAGGTAAAGAAGGTCAAAATGTAAGATTGGCAGCAAAGCTTACAGGATGGAAAATAGACATAAAGAGCAAATCACAGGTTGAGACGCAAAATGAAGAAAATTAA
- the rnpM gene encoding RNase P modulator RnpM, giving the protein MKQKKVPQRMCTGCMEMKPKKELIRIVKSKEGEVSVDPTGKKNGRGAYVCKNVECLEKAFKNKRLQKNLEIQIDETLYQSLKEQIENGR; this is encoded by the coding sequence ATGAAGCAAAAAAAAGTACCACAGAGAATGTGTACAGGATGCATGGAAATGAAACCAAAAAAAGAACTCATACGAATAGTAAAAAGCAAAGAGGGAGAAGTTTCTGTAGACCCTACAGGAAAGAAAAATGGTAGGGGAGCTTATGTATGCAAAAATGTGGAATGTTTGGAGAAAGCTTTTAAGAACAAAAGGCTCCAGAAAAATCTTGAAATTCAGATAGACGAAACCTTATACCAAAGTTTAAAGGAACAGATAGAAAATGGTAGATAA
- a CDS encoding 50S ribosomal protein L7ae-like protein, with product MVDKFLQFMGLIKRAGKLLEGYNKCEEAIRRNRVHFVIMSQDVSKNTWEKFLNYNNKYKVPVVKTIYTGEEIGNAIGSSEIKVVGVTDKNMGKALMNLLKKNEKL from the coding sequence ATGGTAGATAAATTTCTTCAGTTTATGGGATTAATAAAGCGTGCAGGAAAACTTTTAGAGGGATATAATAAATGTGAAGAAGCAATCAGGAGGAATAGAGTGCATTTTGTGATAATGTCTCAAGATGTTTCTAAAAATACATGGGAAAAATTTTTAAACTACAATAATAAATATAAAGTACCAGTTGTAAAGACAATATATACTGGAGAAGAAATTGGAAATGCAATTGGATCAAGTGAAATAAAAGTTGTAGGGGTTACAGATAAAAACATGGGTAAGGCACTAATGAATTTATTGAAGAAAAATGAGAAACTTTAG
- the infB gene encoding translation initiation factor IF-2 produces the protein MSKIRIYELAKELNISSKTLISILLDEFGVKVKNHMSVIEEEDAELIKEFIEENESSEDGEESIEDKYKNLVQENSPKVKKKTISVKNNTKSKSTQGKKESKDGELQETERAEIEMEDTITVKEFSEKIGKPSTEVIKQLIFMGVMAAINQEIDFNTAEKLGEKFDVTVLRKEEDINKEAVEQEVEQEDAEDDDPNSEKRPPVITVMGHVDHGKTSLLDAIRKSKVTETEAGGITQHIGAYTVNINGEKITFLDTPGHEAFTAMRARGAQITDIVILVVAADDGIMPQTAEAINHCKAANVPIVVAINKIDRPGANVDKVKQELSDYGLISEDWGGDTICVPVSAHTKEGIDSLLEMVLLTAEMQEIKANPHRNAKGTVIEAKLDKGRGAVATLLVQNGTLHVGDSIIVGSTYGRIRAMFDDKGKKIKVAGPSIPVEILGLSEVPAAGDRFHQVKDEKTARDIAAKRKQKVREEYLQSAHKVSLEDLYNQIKEGKVKELNIIVKADVQGSIEALKQSLQKLSNEEVKVRVLHGAVGAITETDVTLASASNAIIIGFNVRPDSNAQAAAEKESVDIKTYRVIYNAIEDIKAAMVGMLEPDYKEVVLGKAQIRQTYKISNVGTIAGCYVQEGKIVRNSQVRIIRDGIVIFESELASLKRFKDDVKEVAEGYECGLSIDKFNDIKDGDIVEAYTMEEIKKKEL, from the coding sequence TTGTCAAAAATAAGAATATATGAATTAGCCAAAGAATTGAATATATCCAGTAAAACATTAATATCCATACTTCTAGATGAGTTTGGAGTAAAAGTGAAAAACCATATGAGTGTAATAGAAGAGGAAGATGCAGAACTAATTAAAGAGTTCATAGAAGAAAATGAAAGCAGCGAAGACGGAGAAGAGAGCATAGAGGATAAATACAAAAATTTAGTGCAGGAGAATTCTCCAAAAGTTAAAAAGAAAACCATAAGTGTTAAAAATAATACTAAGAGTAAAAGCACTCAAGGAAAGAAAGAATCAAAGGACGGAGAGTTACAAGAAACTGAAAGAGCTGAAATAGAAATGGAAGATACTATAACTGTAAAAGAGTTTTCTGAAAAAATAGGTAAGCCATCTACAGAAGTTATTAAACAACTTATATTTATGGGAGTAATGGCAGCTATAAATCAAGAAATAGACTTTAATACAGCTGAAAAACTAGGAGAAAAGTTTGATGTAACTGTACTTCGAAAAGAAGAAGACATTAATAAGGAAGCGGTAGAACAAGAAGTAGAACAGGAAGATGCTGAGGATGATGATCCTAATTCAGAAAAAAGACCGCCAGTTATAACTGTTATGGGACACGTTGACCATGGTAAGACTTCTCTTTTAGATGCCATAAGGAAATCAAAGGTAACTGAGACGGAAGCTGGAGGTATAACCCAGCACATAGGTGCTTATACTGTTAATATAAATGGAGAAAAGATAACCTTCTTAGATACCCCTGGACATGAAGCTTTTACTGCCATGAGAGCAAGAGGAGCTCAAATTACAGATATAGTTATTTTAGTTGTAGCTGCGGATGATGGAATAATGCCGCAAACTGCAGAAGCAATAAATCACTGTAAAGCTGCAAATGTACCTATAGTAGTAGCTATAAATAAAATAGATAGACCAGGAGCCAATGTAGATAAAGTTAAACAGGAACTGTCAGATTATGGATTAATATCAGAGGACTGGGGTGGAGATACTATATGTGTACCAGTGTCTGCTCATACTAAAGAAGGTATTGATAGTTTACTTGAAATGGTACTTTTAACTGCTGAAATGCAGGAAATTAAGGCAAATCCTCATAGAAATGCAAAGGGAACAGTAATAGAAGCAAAATTGGATAAAGGAAGAGGAGCAGTTGCTACACTTCTTGTCCAAAATGGAACTCTTCATGTTGGGGATTCTATAATAGTCGGAAGTACTTATGGTAGAATTAGAGCTATGTTTGATGATAAGGGAAAGAAAATTAAAGTTGCAGGACCATCAATACCAGTAGAGATACTTGGATTGTCAGAAGTGCCTGCAGCAGGAGATAGATTCCATCAAGTTAAAGATGAAAAGACTGCAAGGGATATAGCAGCAAAGAGAAAACAAAAGGTAAGAGAGGAATATCTACAGTCCGCTCATAAAGTTTCTCTGGAAGATCTTTATAATCAAATAAAAGAGGGAAAAGTAAAGGAACTTAACATAATAGTTAAGGCAGACGTACAGGGATCTATAGAAGCATTAAAACAATCTCTTCAAAAATTATCAAATGAAGAAGTTAAGGTAAGGGTACTTCATGGAGCAGTTGGTGCTATAACAGAAACAGATGTCACATTAGCATCTGCATCAAATGCTATAATAATAGGATTTAATGTTAGACCTGATAGTAATGCTCAGGCAGCAGCAGAAAAAGAATCAGTTGATATAAAAACTTATAGAGTTATATATAATGCAATAGAAGATATAAAGGCTGCTATGGTTGGTATGCTTGAACCTGATTATAAAGAAGTTGTGCTCGGAAAAGCTCAAATCAGGCAGACTTATAAAATATCTAATGTAGGAACAATTGCAGGATGTTATGTACAGGAAGGAAAAATAGTTAGAAACTCCCAGGTAAGGATAATAAGAGATGGTATAGTTATATTTGAATCTGAGCTTGCTTCCCTAAAGAGATTTAAAGATGATGTAAAGGAAGTAGCAGAAGGATATGAATGCGGACTTTCTATTGATAAGTTCAATGACATAAAAGATGGAGACATAGTTGAGGCCTATACCATGGAGGAAATTAAGAAAAAAGAGTTATAA
- the rbfA gene encoding 30S ribosome-binding factor RbfA produces MTNYRSGRINEEMKKEISNIIRSDIKDPRVTAMVSVTKVDVTKDQKYAKVYVSVYGEGKSKEDTFEALRNSAGFIRREVGHRVKLRNTPEIIIEQDNTIEYGMHIDKILQEIKENKKNDNE; encoded by the coding sequence ATGACTAACTACAGAAGTGGAAGAATAAATGAAGAAATGAAAAAGGAAATAAGCAATATAATTAGAAGTGATATCAAGGATCCTAGAGTTACTGCTATGGTAAGTGTTACTAAGGTTGATGTTACAAAAGATCAAAAATATGCAAAAGTATATGTGAGCGTTTATGGTGAAGGCAAATCAAAGGAAGATACTTTTGAGGCACTTAGAAATTCAGCAGGTTTTATAAGGAGAGAAGTTGGGCATAGAGTAAAACTTAGAAATACTCCAGAAATAATTATAGAACAGGACAATACTATAGAATATGGCATGCATATAGATAAAATTCTCCAAGAGATAAAGGAGAATAAGAAAAATGATAATGAATGA
- a CDS encoding DHH family phosphoesterase: MIMNDIISEIRRSNKIAITFHSSPDGDSIGSSLALFQGMRKLGKEVEILSKEKIPESFSFLPCSENINGKKFEVDPEVECVIVLDCGDVKRINADLKFEQGSYTVINIDHHLTNELYGNLNYVDTNAAAVSEIVYQLLKLMDVELDKNIAQCLYTSIITDSGSFRYPSTTCVTHTIAGDLINTGIDFSEIHRIIFENKKFNRIKLYGKAIESMELIGDSICVISITKDMLSGVGIERDTDTSDIVNIGMKVNTVEVGILLKEVEDKIKVSLRSKSKVDVRKIAEKFNGGGHVRASGLAVSDKSIDEVKDMILKEVEKELI; the protein is encoded by the coding sequence ATGATAATGAATGATATTATAAGTGAGATAAGAAGAAGTAATAAAATTGCAATTACTTTTCATTCTTCTCCAGATGGTGATTCTATAGGAAGTTCTTTAGCCCTATTTCAAGGCATGAGAAAATTGGGAAAGGAAGTTGAAATACTCTCAAAGGAAAAAATTCCGGAGAGTTTCAGCTTTTTACCCTGTAGTGAAAATATAAATGGCAAAAAGTTTGAGGTGGACCCTGAAGTAGAATGTGTTATAGTGCTTGATTGCGGAGATGTAAAAAGAATAAATGCAGATTTGAAATTTGAGCAAGGAAGCTATACTGTAATAAATATAGACCACCATCTAACAAATGAGTTATATGGAAATTTAAATTATGTGGATACTAATGCAGCTGCTGTATCTGAAATAGTATATCAGTTATTAAAACTTATGGATGTTGAACTGGATAAAAATATAGCTCAGTGTCTTTACACTTCAATAATAACAGACAGCGGATCCTTTAGATATCCCTCAACTACTTGTGTAACCCATACTATAGCAGGAGATTTGATAAATACAGGTATTGATTTTAGTGAAATTCACAGGATAATTTTCGAAAACAAGAAGTTTAATAGAATAAAACTTTATGGAAAAGCAATTGAGAGTATGGAGCTTATAGGAGACAGTATCTGTGTAATAAGTATCACTAAAGATATGCTATCTGGGGTTGGCATAGAAAGAGATACAGACACTTCAGATATTGTAAATATAGGCATGAAGGTGAATACTGTAGAAGTTGGAATTTTGTTAAAGGAAGTAGAAGATAAGATAAAAGTAAGTTTGAGGTCTAAATCAAAGGTAGATGTAAGAAAGATAGCAGAAAAATTCAATGGCGGAGGACATGTAAGAGCAAGTGGTCTTGCAGTTAGTGATAAATCTATAGATGAAGTAAAAGATATGATATTAAAAGAGGTTGAGAAAGAACTGATATGA
- the truB gene encoding tRNA pseudouridine(55) synthase TruB has product MDGILNINKPVGMTSFDVVKKIRSISGNKKVGHTGTLDPIASGVLPICIGGATKFADYIMKSHKIYLAELKLGVNTDTYDREGTIVGTSEVKLDEKSVRDTILSFQGEIEQLPPMYSAIKINGKKLYDLARQGIEIERNKRKINIYSIEIINIELPYVVFQVKCSKGTYIRSLCHDIGEKLNCGGIMWNLKRMATGNFNISNSILLEDLQKDIISKYIIPVDKALEEYPKVIVQDKYLKHVLNGITIKDKEFIDKIQEGKIYRVYIHENKFIGIGSRGTFGFKMVKLFVRGN; this is encoded by the coding sequence ATTGATGGAATTTTAAACATAAATAAACCTGTTGGAATGACTTCCTTTGATGTAGTTAAGAAAATTAGATCAATATCAGGTAATAAAAAAGTTGGCCACACAGGTACTCTTGACCCTATTGCATCAGGAGTACTTCCTATTTGTATAGGTGGTGCCACAAAATTTGCAGATTATATAATGAAAAGCCATAAAATTTATCTAGCTGAGTTGAAGCTTGGAGTTAATACGGATACCTATGATAGGGAAGGAACTATAGTAGGTACTTCAGAAGTTAAGCTTGATGAAAAAAGTGTAAGAGATACAATTTTAAGTTTTCAGGGGGAAATAGAACAACTTCCACCTATGTATTCAGCAATTAAGATTAATGGAAAAAAGCTTTATGATTTAGCAAGACAAGGTATAGAAATAGAGAGAAATAAAAGAAAAATCAACATATATTCTATAGAAATTATTAATATAGAATTACCTTATGTAGTGTTTCAAGTTAAGTGTTCTAAAGGAACTTATATAAGAAGTTTATGCCATGATATTGGCGAAAAATTAAATTGTGGTGGCATAATGTGGAACCTAAAGAGAATGGCTACGGGAAATTTTAATATTTCAAATTCTATTTTACTAGAGGACCTGCAGAAAGATATCATATCAAAATACATTATTCCAGTAGATAAAGCACTAGAAGAATATCCTAAGGTTATAGTTCAGGATAAATATTTAAAACACGTTTTAAATGGTATCACAATAAAAGACAAAGAGTTTATAGATAAAATTCAAGAAGGTAAAATCTATAGGGTATATATACATGAAAATAAATTTATAGGTATTGGAAGTAGGGGAACTTTTGGATTTAAGATGGTAAAATTATTCGTTAGAGGTAACTAG
- a CDS encoding bifunctional riboflavin kinase/FAD synthetase → MIIMEDNFKKHFTKSTYIALGSFDGLHLGHINLINKTVKLARNNKANSMVFTFKNHPLSIINPEVSPKILMNNESKINVLKDAGLDIINMANFNEEFMKICPEDFVIHLLNNYRAKGLIVGFNYRFGYKNLGDVSLLKKMSKIHKFSLNVIDSVKYKGQVVSSSIIRTIISDEGDIKKANKLLTRPFMLQGEVIHGKQLGRKLGFPTVNLDYDKRFVIPKGGVYYTIVECNNDLFKGITNVGYNPTTCDNKLSIETHILNFNENMYDKNIKIYFIERIRDESKFGSLTELADQLKKDKMYASKKRIEINLKN, encoded by the coding sequence ATGATAATAATGGAAGATAATTTTAAAAAACATTTTACGAAAAGTACATATATTGCTTTAGGAAGCTTTGACGGACTTCATTTAGGACATATAAACCTTATAAATAAAACTGTTAAACTTGCAAGAAATAACAAGGCAAACAGCATGGTGTTTACCTTTAAAAATCATCCACTTTCTATAATAAACCCTGAGGTATCTCCTAAAATTTTAATGAATAATGAATCGAAAATAAATGTATTGAAAGATGCTGGTTTAGACATAATAAATATGGCTAACTTTAATGAAGAATTTATGAAAATATGTCCTGAGGATTTTGTTATTCATCTTTTAAACAATTATAGAGCTAAAGGACTCATAGTTGGTTTTAACTATAGATTTGGGTATAAGAACTTGGGGGATGTAAGTTTACTCAAAAAAATGAGCAAGATACATAAGTTTTCTTTAAATGTTATAGATTCAGTAAAATATAAAGGACAGGTAGTTAGTAGTTCGATAATAAGAACTATTATATCCGATGAAGGGGATATAAAAAAAGCGAATAAACTTTTGACAAGACCTTTTATGCTGCAGGGCGAGGTAATACACGGTAAACAACTAGGAAGAAAATTGGGATTTCCAACTGTAAACCTTGACTATGATAAGAGGTTTGTTATACCTAAAGGTGGTGTATATTACACTATAGTTGAATGCAATAATGATTTGTTTAAAGGTATAACAAATGTAGGTTATAATCCGACTACCTGTGACAATAAGCTGAGCATTGAAACACATATACTTAATTTTAATGAAAACATGTATGATAAGAATATAAAGATATATTTTATTGAGAGAATTAGGGATGAATCAAAATTTGGCAGTTTAACAGAACTGGCAGATCAGTTAAAAAAAGATAAGATGTATGCAAGTAAGAAAAGAATAGAAATTAATTTAAAAAATTAA
- the rpsO gene encoding 30S ribosomal protein S15: MEKALKEEIMKKYARHEGDTGSPEVQIALLTERINHLNDHLKIHKKDHHSRRGLLMMVGKRRGLLNYLIKQDIERYRAIIKALNLRK, encoded by the coding sequence ATGGAAAAGGCATTAAAAGAAGAAATAATGAAGAAATATGCAAGACATGAAGGAGACACAGGCTCACCAGAAGTTCAGATAGCATTACTTACTGAGAGAATTAATCATTTAAATGATCATTTAAAGATCCATAAGAAAGATCATCACTCAAGAAGAGGTCTTTTAATGATGGTTGGTAAGAGAAGAGGTCTTCTTAACTATTTAATTAAGCAAGATATTGAAAGATACCGTGCTATTATTAAAGCGTTGAATTTAAGGAAATAA
- a CDS encoding polyribonucleotide nucleotidyltransferase has translation MSEIIQTTVAGRTLKVDYGKIGKLSNCAFFISYGDTVVLINANASDKPREGVDFFPLSIEYEERLYSVGKIPGGFIKREGKPSEKAILHARAIDRPLRPLFPKGYRNDVQVVCTVVSVDQDNAPDILAINGASLALCMSSIPFTTPVGAVSVGLVDGKFVINPGLEERSKSSLNLTVCATDERVMMVEAGGDEIPEDTMYDAIMFGFEECKKIVAFQKETMNKYGKQKEEPELYKVEESIEEEVRKFAFQKIKDAMYIMDRDERNAALEDVDKELNEQFSEKYPDNGPDIAEVVYKIKKEIVRNMMLNEHRRVDGRAFDEIRPISCEVGILPRTHGTGLFTRGLTQVMTVATLGSLGDVQILDGVGSEESKRYIHHYNFPSYSTGETRPLRGPGRREIGHGALAEKALEPLIPSEDQFPYTIRLVSEVLSSNGSTSQASICGSTLALLDAGVPIKRPAAGIAMGLITSEDLSKEEIVTDIQGIEDFFGDMDFKVGGTEKGITAIQFDTKIHGLSENCIRETLNRARTARLFILDKIHKCIPEAREELSEYAPKTYTMSIPPDKIRDVIGAGGKVINKIIAETGVKIDIKEDGKIFVMSEDSSSAKKALKIIEDLTREVKAGEIYLGKVTKTTNFGAFVEILPGKEGLVHISKLDFTRVNKVEDIVSVGDKILVKVTDIDNQGRINLSRKDAIKDSEENSTKENNSKESNLKQNK, from the coding sequence ATGAGTGAAATAATTCAAACTACTGTTGCTGGAAGAACTTTGAAAGTTGATTATGGTAAAATAGGAAAACTTTCTAATTGTGCTTTTTTTATAAGTTATGGCGATACGGTAGTTTTAATCAATGCTAATGCTTCAGATAAACCTAGAGAAGGAGTGGACTTTTTTCCTTTAAGCATAGAATATGAGGAAAGGTTGTATTCTGTTGGAAAAATACCTGGAGGTTTTATAAAGAGGGAAGGAAAGCCTTCTGAAAAGGCTATATTACATGCCAGGGCAATAGATAGACCTCTTAGACCACTGTTTCCGAAAGGATACAGAAATGATGTTCAAGTCGTTTGTACGGTAGTATCTGTAGATCAAGATAATGCGCCAGATATATTAGCTATAAATGGAGCATCACTGGCTCTTTGTATGTCAAGCATTCCTTTTACTACTCCAGTAGGAGCAGTATCTGTAGGACTTGTAGATGGTAAGTTCGTAATAAATCCTGGCTTAGAGGAAAGAAGTAAAAGCAGTTTAAATCTCACAGTATGTGCTACGGATGAAAGAGTTATGATGGTAGAGGCTGGTGGAGATGAAATACCAGAAGATACCATGTATGATGCTATAATGTTTGGATTTGAAGAATGTAAGAAGATAGTTGCATTTCAAAAAGAAACTATGAATAAATATGGAAAGCAAAAGGAAGAACCAGAACTCTATAAAGTAGAGGAATCCATAGAAGAAGAAGTTAGAAAATTTGCATTTCAAAAAATAAAAGATGCCATGTACATAATGGATAGAGACGAGAGAAATGCAGCTTTAGAAGATGTGGATAAAGAATTAAATGAGCAATTTTCAGAGAAGTATCCAGATAATGGACCAGATATAGCAGAGGTAGTATATAAGATTAAGAAAGAAATAGTAAGAAATATGATGTTAAACGAACACAGGAGAGTTGATGGAAGGGCTTTTGATGAAATAAGGCCAATAAGTTGTGAGGTTGGTATTCTTCCAAGAACTCATGGAACTGGATTGTTTACAAGAGGATTGACCCAGGTAATGACTGTTGCCACCCTTGGTTCTTTAGGTGATGTACAAATACTTGATGGAGTAGGTTCTGAAGAATCAAAGAGATATATACATCATTATAATTTCCCATCGTACAGTACAGGCGAGACTAGACCTTTAAGAGGACCTGGAAGAAGAGAAATAGGACACGGTGCGTTAGCTGAGAAAGCTTTAGAACCACTTATACCAAGTGAAGATCAATTCCCATATACTATAAGACTTGTATCAGAGGTATTGAGTTCTAATGGATCTACTTCCCAGGCAAGTATATGTGGAAGTACACTAGCACTTTTAGATGCAGGAGTTCCTATAAAGAGACCAGCAGCTGGAATAGCCATGGGACTTATAACTAGTGAAGATTTGTCTAAGGAAGAAATAGTTACTGACATACAAGGAATTGAGGATTTCTTTGGAGACATGGATTTTAAAGTTGGTGGAACAGAAAAAGGTATTACTGCCATTCAATTTGATACAAAGATTCATGGATTATCTGAAAACTGTATAAGAGAAACTCTTAATAGAGCAAGGACAGCTAGGTTATTTATATTGGATAAAATTCACAAGTGTATTCCAGAAGCTAGAGAAGAATTATCAGAGTATGCCCCAAAGACATATACAATGTCCATACCTCCAGATAAAATAAGAGATGTAATAGGAGCTGGCGGAAAAGTTATCAATAAGATAATAGCAGAAACTGGTGTAAAGATAGACATAAAGGAAGATGGAAAAATATTTGTAATGTCAGAGGACAGTAGTAGTGCTAAGAAAGCATTAAAGATTATAGAGGATCTTACTAGAGAAGTAAAAGCAGGAGAAATATACTTAGGTAAAGTTACTAAAACAACTAATTTTGGTGCTTTTGTAGAAATACTTCCAGGAAAAGAAGGATTAGTACACATATCGAAGTTAGACTTTACAAGAGTTAATAAGGTAGAAGATATAGTTTCAGTAGGAGATAAGATATTAGTAAAGGTAACAGATATAGATAATCAGGGTAGAATAAATCTCTCCAGAAAAGATGCAATAAAAGATTCTGAGGAAAATAGCACTAAAGAAAATAATTCCAAAGAAAGCAACTTAAAGCAAAATAAGTAA